Proteins encoded together in one Dermacentor variabilis isolate Ectoservices chromosome 2, ASM5094787v1, whole genome shotgun sequence window:
- the LOC142570393 gene encoding E3 ubiquitin-protein ligase MARCHF2-like: protein MAERGNRGLEWPQAQAVTPPPSPAPSSGPPVRVCRFCRGINDQLCMVKPCRCTGDLSYAHANCIAIQVFQNNLYFCPSCHYDFIIHWEQQKSFREWLLSEETSGHQRRLLFNLAFAISMAVVLVLAWIQAARALDRLPRLIAFVLAIFLMVHTASWIGYALYNFWLYREAYLKWKSLPLKAAETPAQ, encoded by the exons atggcCGAACGGGGGAACAGAGGGCTTGAATGGCCCCAAGCCCAGGCGGTGACTCCCCCACCGAGTCCAGCGCCGAGCAGTGGACCGCCGGTCCGCGTTTGCCGCTTCTGCCGAGGCATCAACGACCAGTTGTGCATGGTGAAGCCATGTCGCTGCACAG GAGACTTGAGCTACGCCCATGCCAACTGCATTGCAATCCAGGTCTTCCAGAACAATTTGTATTTCTGCCCATCTTGCCATTACGACTTCATCATCCACTGGGAGCAGCAAAAG TCGTTCCGCGAGTGGCTCCTGAGCGAGGAGACGTCGGGCcaccagcggcggctgctgttCAACCTGGCGTTCGCTATCTCGATGGCTGTGGTACTGGTTCTGGCTTGGATACAGGCTGCGCGCGCCCTGGACCGCTTGCCGCGCCTGATCGCCTTCGTGCTCGCCATCTTCCTCATGGTGCACACGGCGTCCTGGATCGGATACGCGCTCTACAACTTCTG GCTATATCGGGAGGCTTACCTCAAGTGGAAGTCTCTTCCTCTCAAGGCGGCTGAAACACCGGCCCAGTGA